The region ATCTTAAGTGATGTGGCGTCACCTCAACATACTCATCTTTCTGAATATATTCTAAAGCTTCTTCTAAAGAAAACTTAAGCGCAGGTACAATTTTCGCTTTATCATCTGCACCCGAAGAACGAACGTTAGAAAGTTTTTTGGTTTTGGTAATATTTACCGCCATATCATCCTGACGTGAATTTTCACCAATTACCTGACCTTCATAAATTTCTTCTCCCGGATCTACGAAAAACTTCCCTCTATCCTGAAGTTTATCTATAGAATAAGGAATTGCTTTTCCTCGTTCCATAGAAATCAACGAACCGTTTTGTCTTTGTGGAATTCCACCTTTTAGCGGCTGGTATTCCTTAAAACGGTGCGCCATAATAGCCTCACCTGCAGTAGCGGTAAGCAACTGGTTACGCAAACCTATAATTCCTCTTGAAGGAACCATAAACTGAATAATCATTCGCTCACCACGGGTTTCCATGCTTAGCATTTCTCCCTTTCGCATCGTCACCATTTCTACAGCTTTACCAGAAACTGCTTCAGGTAAATCTATAGTTAGTTCTTCTACCGGCTCACATTTCTCACCATCAATATCTTTGATAATAACCTGTGGCTGACCAATTTGAAGCTCATAACCTTCTCTTCTCATCGTTTCGATAAGAACAGAAAGGTGCATTACCCCACGACCATAAACCAAAAATTTATCGGCACTATCGGTTTCCTTTATCCTAAGGGCAAGGTTTTTCTCTAGTTCCTTGGTAAGCCTTTCTTTAATATGCCTTGAAGTCACAAATTTCCCATCCTTCCCGAAGAACGGAGAATCATTAATTGTGAAAAGCATACTCATTGTAGGCTCATCTATCGCGATAGTTTTTAAGCCTTCAGGGTTTTCAATATCGGCAACGGTATCACCAATTTCAAAACCTTCAAGACCAACCAGCGCACAAATATCACCCGGTTCAACTTCATCTACTTTTTTACGGCCTAAACCTTCAAAAATAAAGAGTTCTTTAATTTTTGTTTTTTTGATGCTGCCATCACGCTTCACTAAAGAAACCGGCATACCTTCTTTTAGGTGTCCACGTTGTACTCTTCCAATAGCGATTCTTCCGGTAAAAGAAGAGAAGTCTAAAGAAGTAATTAGCATCTGTGGAGAACCTTCCTTTACTTTAGGAGATGGAATATGTTCCAAAACCATATCCAGAAGCGGTTCTATATTTTCTGTTTTCTCGTTAGGATCGTCGCTCATCCAGTTGTTTAGGGCAGAACCATAAACCGTTGGGAAATCAAGCTGCCATTCTTCGGCACCCAATTCAAACATCAGGTCAAAAACCTTTTCGTGTACTTCATCTGGAGTACAGTTTGGTTTATCTACCTTATTTACTACAACACAAGGTTTTAAACCAAGGTCTATAGCTTTTTGCAAAACAAAACGGGTTTGCGGCATTGGCCCTTCAAAGGCATCTACCAACAATAGTACCCCATCGGCCATGTTCAATACTCGTTCTACCTCTCCACCAAAGTCGGCGTGGCCAGGAGTATCAATAATATTGATTTTGGTGTCTTTATAGACTACCGATACGTTTTTTGAAGTAATTGTAATACCACGTTCACGTTCCTGGTCGTTATTATCCAGGATAAGATCTCCTGTGTTTTGATTGTCCCTGAACAAACGGCAGTGATACATAATCTTGTCTACCAGGGTAGTTTTACCGTGGTCTACGTGCGCGATAATCGCGATGTTTTTAATAGCTGTCATATAAGCGCCTCATTTTTAAGGCTGCAAATGTACGGCTATTTTTAAAGAAACAAGTATCTAATGCTACTTATTCAAAATAAAATATTAGAAACCGAACTAACTGTAAATCAAAAGATTGTTTAAGATTAGGAGGTGGGTTTTAGCTTTCTGTAGACGAAAAAACCAAAATAAATTGCGGCAATTGTTCCAAAACCTATTCCCAATAAAGGTTCTTCGGGTCTTTGGTAAATAAAGAACAAGGTAGCAGCCGTCATTATTAGCGCATTGATAAGCAAACGCTTTGGTGTGTAATAATTTCTAAATTGTTCTATTAAATTTTGCATAGCTGAACTTTTTGCAAAGCTATGAATTTAAAACTGATCTTTAACTTTCATCGGCTGAGGGACCATAAGTAGCAGGCACCGGAATATCCAGCAATCTAAAATAAACACCTAACTGCGCCCTGTGATGCGGCAATTGATTAAGCACCATCATTCTAAGCACACTATATTTAGGCATATCCATTAAAACCTTTCCATCCAGAATCATCTTCCAGTTTTTCTTATATTCCTTATCGGGTTTTTTCAAAGCTGCTTCGGCTTCTGAAGTATTATTTTGCAATACTTCCAGGATTTCTTCAAGTGTAGCAAAATCGGGCGCTTTATAACCGGCCATATCCATATCATCCATTTCCATAGTAGCGGTAATCCAGCTCGGGATTTCCGCAAGATGATTTGCCAACTGCCGTATGCTCATAGATTTTTTATGTGGCCGCCAATCCATTTTATCCTTAGGAATACGTTTTAGAAATTCTTCAGTGATTACTACTTCGTGTTGAAGTTCTGATATTAGAAGATTTTGCAGTTCCATTGTTTAATAAATTAGCAAGGAAAGTACAACAAAAACTTCTTGCCTTTTTAGCTAAATCAAAAAAAATGAACTCGGGAAAACACCTAATTTTTGGATTGCCGCTACCGCTTAATTCTGTTATATTTGTTCTCTTAATTCCTTTTCTATGAAACTTGAAAGAATTCCCCAGTTAAAAAATATAAACTCCAACAACTTCTTCTTGCTTGCTGGCCCTTGCGCTATTGAAGGCGAAGAAATGGCGCTTCGTATAGCCGAAAAAGTGGCTGAGATCACTAACAAACTGGAGATTCCCTATGTTTTTAAAGGATCTTTTAAAAAGGCAAACCGTAGCCGAATTGATAGTTTTACAGGAATTGGAGATGAAAAAGCTTTAAAAATTCTGCGTAAAGTTTCCGAAACTTTCGAAATCCCAACCATAACCGATATTCACGAAGTAAGCGATGCAAAAATGGCTGCTGAATATGTAGATATCCTACAAATCCCCGCCTTTTTAGTTCGGCAAACAGATTTGGTAGTTGCGGCCGCAGAAACCGGCAAAGTGGTGAACCTAAAAAAAGGGCAATTTATGAGTCCTGAAAGTATGAAACACGCGGTAACCAAAGTAACCGACTGCAATAATGAGCAGGTTATGGTAACCGATCGTGGGACAATGTTTGGCTACCAGGATATGATTGTAGATTTTAGAGGGATTCCAACTATGCGGGAATTTGCACCCACGGTATTAGATGTAACTCACTCCCTGCAGCAACCCAACCAAAGTAGCGGCGTTACCGGCGGAAGGCCAGATATGATAGAAACCATAGCCCGCGCAGGTGTAGTAAATAAAGTAGATGGTTTATTTATAGAAACCCATTTTGATCCCGCAAATGCAAAAAGCGATGGCGCTAATATGCTGGATATTAAACACCTTTATAAATTATTAAGTAATTTAGTGGCGATAAGAAAAACGGTAAATAAATTATAAAATCTCCTAAAGTTTATAATGAAAAATAAGTTTACGAATTTTTGAAAGCTTTGCCTTTTTCTCTCCTCAACATCCTTTTGGTGAAGACGAACCAGAAGTAAAAGTTAGAAGGCGCAGTTCGCTTTAATTACAATTTATAATCCTGAAAACCGGGTCAAAAATCCGTGGCGGCGATTTAAAGGCTTTAGCAAACCTGAACAAAAGTTAAAATATTCAAATAGCCTACTTAAAACTGGCCATTTTTATTAAATTAATAAAATTTACTTATTAACCAGAAAATTAATGTCCAGAATTACTCGAAACAAACTGCCTAACCGGGTCATTTATTTTTTACCCATATTCATTTTTTTATGTGGCAACTTTAGTTTTGCGCAAGATGAGCCTGAAATAACGGTAGGTGGCGCACTACGTTACAACTACAACCTTTCTTCCTGGAAAGAAGGTCAAAAAAAGCGCGGAGGAGATTTTGGTTACGATATTTTCAGAATAAACTTTGATGCTAAATATAAAGGCGTTTACCTAAACGCTGAATATCGTTTATACTCTGATGCCTTTGGTGGTGGTGTTATGAAGCAGGGCTGGATGGGCTATAAATTCAATGAAATTGATGAAATCCAGGTTGGTTTAACCCAGGTTCCATTTGGAATTCAACAGTATAATTCCCACAATTGGTTCTTTAACTTAACTTATTATATGGGGCTGGAAGACGATCACGATATGGGAGTGAAATATATTCACGCGGGCGAAAAATACGAATACCACCTCGCTTTCTTTAAAAGTTCTGAAGAATTGCAGTTTGGTAGTAATACCGAATCTTCCACCAGCCGATATTCTTATGATGTGCTTGGGAGAAACAAAGAAGTGAATCAATTTAACGGGAAGTTTGTTTATAAATTTGGGGATAAAGCAGCCAATAGATTAGGCGTTTCAGCGCAATACGGCGGCCTTTATAATTTAGACACCCAGGAAACCGGAGATCATTATGGCTTAGCGGCACATTACGAGATCACTCAAAATCGCTGGAATCTAAAAGCCCAGGTTTTAACCGCATCACATAATCCCATAAATGCTGAAGGCGAAAGCAGAGAATCACTTAGCTTTGGGGCCTACGGCGCGCCTTACCAGGTTGCGGCAGATTTTAACTTGTATTCCCTGGCAATCTCCAGAAATATTCCCGTAAGTCTAGGCCCTATTTCTAATTTGGAATTCTACAATGATTTTGGTTATATGAAAAAACGAAACAACGAATTTACCGATTCTTATATGAATGTTACCGGAGTATTGGTTACGGCCGGGCAGGTTTACACCTATATAGATTATGCCGCAGGCTACAACCATTCGTGGCTTGGCGGTAACTTTGTAGACGATTTTGCAGCCGGTAATCCCGATGCGAAATGGGAAGCAAGATTCAATATCAACATAGGCTACTATTTTTAATTTAATTTCTGAAAACCACTTATATGGCAAAGAAAGTTACCAGAAGCGATGAGAAAAAATCAATTTTTGGATTAGAGGTAAACGGTCCCGTTTTCTTTATTTCGTCTTTTATCATTATTGTTAGTATTTCGCTCACCCTTATTTTTGAAAAACAGGCAGAAACTGTTTTTGCAGATATTCAAAACGCAGTTGCAAATAACGCCGACTGGTTTTTTATTATGTGCGTGAATATTTTCCTTGTTTTCCTGGTCTATCTTGCGCTGGGGCAGTTTGGAAATATGCGCATAGGTGGCCCAAATGCCAAACCCGAATTTAAAACACTCTCCTGGTTTGCGATGCTGTTTAGTGCCGGTATGGGAATTGGATTGTTATTCTTTAGTGTGGGCGAACCTGTAATGCACTTTACAGCGCCTCCAACTGCCGAAGCCGGAACTGCAGCTGCAGCCCAGGAAGCTATGAATTTCACCTTTCTGCATTGGGGTTTTCACGCCTGGGGTGTTTACGCCTTAGTTGGCCTCGCCCTTGCTTATTTTACTTACACCCGTGGTTTACCGTTAACGATTCGGTCTATTTTCTATCCTTTCCTGGGCGATAAAATCTACGGAAAAATTGGTGATGCGATAGATATTTTTGCCGTTTTAGCTACTTTATTCGGGCTGGCAACATCACTTGGCTTTGGAGTTCAGCAAATTGCTTCAGGTTTGGATCACGTTTTCAATGTTCCCAGCGGGATTACAACACAAGTTTTATTAATTGCCGGGATTACGCTTATTGCTACAATTTCAGTAGTTCTTGGGGTAGACAAAGGAGTTAAATTTCTTAGTGAATGGAATATGAGGGTTGCCCTTGTTCTACTCGGCCTCGCTATAGTTCTTGGTCCCACCGTTTTTATTTTTAGATCTTTTGTTGAAAATACCGGTAGTTATTTATTCAATTTTATTGAAATTTCTACCTGGAGTGAAACCTTTACCAATAGCTCCTGGCAAAACGACTGGACTGTATTTTACTGGGGCTGGTGGATTGGTTGGTCGCCATTTGTAGGAATGTTTATTGCCCGTATTTCTAAAGGAAGAACCATTAGAGAATTTGTTTTAGGAGTTTTATTAGTACCTTCTTTAGTAACTTTCTTCTGGCTTTCGGCATTTGGTAGTGTTTCAATTCAGGAAGCGCTTGGTGGCGATATGAGTATTGTAGACGCAGTAAACGATGATATTGCCACTGCCCTATTTGTTTTCTTTGAAGATTATCCCCTTTCTATGGTGATAAACGTTGTGGCAGTAATTCTTATCGCTGGTTTCTTTGTTACCTCATCAGATTCAGGTTCACTGGTAATTGATAGTTTAACTTCAGGCGGAAAAATAGACGCACCAAAAGGCCAACGTATTTTTTGGGCGGTTACCGAAGGAGCTGTGGCAGCGGTATTACTAATTGGTGGCGGATTACAGGCCCTGCAAACTGCAACCATTGTAACCGGTTTGCCCTTTGCCGTCATTCTGCTTATTATGTGCTATTCGCTCTACAAAGGCTTAAAAGAAGATCTGGTAGAAATGAAGGATAAAAAAGAACAAAAAGAGATGGAAAATTATGAGGATATCGTAAATGATATCGTTAAGAAAAGAAACCTCGAAAAAAATAACAACCAAAAATAAAACACAGGCATTATGGAAAAAATCACTAATATTCTGGTTGCTTTAGACCTTTCAGACATTGATAATTCAATTATAAAATATGCCTCTTTCCTATCAGATAAGCTAAAGATTGAAAAGGTATATTTTGTACATAATATTAAGAAATATGAGATTTCTTCCCTTTTTGATGAACAAATGAAGGATGTAAATCTTGATGAAATTATTGGAGACGAACTCAATGAGAAAGTAGAAACCCATTTTAGTAGTAATGCCGAATGGGAAGTTCTTATTTCTGAAGATCCCTATACCGAATCTTTGATAAATTATATTGCCAATAAATATTATATAGACCTGGTGATGGTTGGGAACAAGAATAGAAAAAAAGGAACCGGGATTGTAAGCAACAAATTGCTGCGTATTTTAAAATGTGATATTCTCTCTGTTCCACGTGATTTTCATCCAGAAATAAAAACAATTTGGGCAGGAACCGATTTTTCCCGCGAATCTCGAAAAATCTTTCCAATAGCACAAATGCTTCAGGATGCTACTTCGGCTCCCGTAACTGCGGCGCACGTTTATTCGGTTCCCGTTCAATTTTCGCCTTATGTTAACAAAGAAGCCATGGCTCCAAAAATTGAAAAACACGTCAGGGAAAAAGGAGATAAATTCCTTAATAAATTAGATTACCAGGGCGAAGTGACTCCGTTAATTATTCCCGGCAGGGAAGCCAGTGTAGCCAGCAATTTATTGGAATGTGCAAAGAAAAATAAGGTTGATATTTTAATTGTGGCCGATAAAGGTGCTAATAATATTTCAAGCCTATTAGTTGGAAGTGTAACCGAGGAGTTATTCGGAAAAAACCCCGAAGTACCTTTATGGATTTCTAAATAGTTTTAAAAAAATCGTCATTCTGAACTTGTCTCAGGATCTAATATCTGAAAAGTAGATTATATACAGGATGACGTTTTTAACAACTTTTCAATGCATCCGCCTATTTAAAATCCACTCTCACAAAAACCGGCAGGTGATCTGAAGGATACTTGAGATCTTTTGAATCGCTTAAAACGGCATATTTTTTAACTTCAATATTATCTGAAGTAAAAATATAATCAATTCTTCTATTTACCGGTTCGTTAAAATTATAAGCATTAAAAGTGCCTTCAGGACCAAAATCGAGTTTCGCCACCGCTTTAGAATCATTCATTTTATGCATTAAAAACTGAATTCCGCTTGTATCGGGTTCGAGATTAAGATCGCCCATTAAAATCACCGGCAAATTTTCCTTATTTAATGCTGAAATTTTTTCCCAGATAAGTTTTGCGCTGTTTTCTCTTGCTTTTTCTCCTACATGATCAAAATGCGTATTGAAAACCCAGAATACTTTTCCCGATTTTTTTTCTTTGAATTTAGCATAGGTACAAACCCTTTCCATCGCAGCATCCCAGCCTACTGAAATTTCATTAGGCGTTTCTGAAAGCCAAAAAGTATCATTTTCCAGCACTTCAAACGCTGCAGAATTATAAAAAATCGCACTGAATTCCCCCGCTTTTTTTCCATCATCGCGCCCTACTCCAACGTATTTATAATTCTTCATTTTAGACTCAAAATGTTTTAACTGGCTTACCAAAGCTTCCTGAACACCAAAAATTTGGGGTTCATAAAATCTAATTTGCTTGGTAATATGATCTTGCCGCTTAGACCAGGAATTTTCACCATCGGTCTCGTTAGCGAATTTGATGTTGTAACTCATCAGTTCCACTTCCTGGCTGGAAAGTGTAGTACCGGTAAATATGAAAAGAAAGAGAATGAAGAAAATTCGGTTTGTCATAATGCTGATTTTTGATAAAGTTCGGAAAAAAATTAAAACCACAATAGCATTTAATATTTTGTTGATTTTAAGATAATAATTGAAGTTTTTTAATTTACTTTGTTTTTCAAAGTACTTTATAATGGATAACGAAAAGTATCTTAAAGATTTAAGCGACATCAAACAAATGATGAACCGCTCTTCTCGATTTATTTCCTTAAGCGGACTAGCCGGAGTTTTTGCGGGTTGTTATGCTATTATAGGAGCCGTAATTGCAAAAGTTCTATTAGCGGAGCAAAATTTAGCTATAGCTTCACTGAGTACAACATCGATAAGCAGGGAATTGTTATTGCAATTATTTTTTGTTTCAATTGCAGTGCTTACGCTAGCCATTGGAACGGCCATTTTTCTTACCACCCGAAAAGCAAAAAAAACAGAAGAAAAAATCTGGGATAGTACCAGTAAACGACTGCTAATTAATTTCTTTGCACCCCTTACTGCCGGCGGCTTATTTTGCCTGGTATTATTGCAATATGAACTTATAGGCCTTATAGCCCCGTGTATGCTTATTTTTTACGGTCTTGCCCTTATTCACGCCAGTAAATATACATTTGGCGATCTTAGAAGTTTAGGGTATTCAAATTTAATCCTGGGTCTTATTGCGACCCAGTTTTTGAACTACGGATTGTATTTTTGGGCAGCTGGTTTCGGCCTTTTTCATATTGTTTACGGTATCTGGATGTACAATAAGTATGACAGAAAAAATGCTTAATGAAAAATATAATAAGCAATATAAATAAAGCTTTTGATCACCGGGTGCGCCTGGGAATAATGAGTGTTTTAATGGTAAATGAATATGCCGATTTCACCAGCCTAAAACAACTCCTGGGAGTTACCGATGGCAATATCGCAAGCCATATCAAAGCTCTGGAAAAGGAAGGTTATGTAAGAGTTGAAAAATCTTTTATAGATCGAAAACCTAATACGCGCTACAGCACCACCAAAGCTGGGCGGAAAGATTTTCAGAAACATATAAACGCGATTGAAAATTTATTGAATCAAAAGAATCAAAAACCATAATACTAATTTTTTTATCATTCCACTTTGAATTTCAAAGTGCTTAAAATAAGTATTAATCAAAATTTATTATTATGAAAACTAACCGATTTTTAATTATCCTACTTATCGTAGGCGTACTTTTATTAATTCCTTTTATCGCTATGCAGTTTAGTGACGAAGTGGTATGGACTGTTTCAGATTTTATTATTATGGGAATTTTACTCCTGGTAACCGGGATGGGAATTGACCTTGTGCTGAGAAAGGTTTCCAGCAGCAAAAACCGACTTATAATCGGTGGAATTATTCTTGCAGTATTTTTTATGATTTGGGCAGAACTGGCTGTTGGTATTTTTGGAAGTCCGTTTGCCGGAAGTTAACTAAGTTCCTATAGAATAAATCTAAACACATGGAGTACTTCGTAGACAAAAAATCAATTGTTCGTGAAATTTGGGGAAAGGGCGATACCATTCTTTTTATTTTTGCCGGTGCTTCGGCAGAGTTTGCGCTCAATAAGGCCGTAGATTGGCTTTATTTTACCGGGCGTTTACCCAAAGATCCGTTAGGCAGGCTTTTTTCAACGGTTTCTTATGCGCGGGAAATTGTTTTTGCTGAAAAACACGCTGCACTAAAGGCAATAGATAATATCAACTCTATTCACGCTTCTGTGGAAGCTAAACGTGGAAAAAGTATTCCAGACTGGGCTTACCGCGATGTGCTTTTTATGCTCATAGATTATTCCATTAGGTCTTTTGAAATCCTGGAACGCAAACTGAAGCTTTCTGAAAAAGAAGAAGTTTTTGATGTTTTCTTTCGGGTTGGAAAACGAATGAGTTTAAAAGGCCTACCTAAAAATTTTGAAGAATTTAAAAGGATGCGGCAAACTCATCTAGAGCGAGACCTGGAGTATGGCACATATACCAAAGATCTTTACCATCAATACCGAAAACATTTGGGGCTGGTGCGTTACCAACTATTACTGGAAACACAAAGCCTTATCACTCCCGTGAGTGTTCGCCAATATTTGAACCTCAGAAAATTTTCATTTCTAAACCCGGTGATCCCAGCCTATAAAATAAGCAGAAGTATAAATATTGACGGACTTATTAAATCGCTGATTTTACCTTCGGAATATAAATCAGAAATCACATCGCTGGATACTCAAAATGCATGAAGAAAATTAAAAAACAGCAATAATATGGCAAAATGAAAGCATTAAAAAGAAATTCCCGGAAAAATTACCTCAGCGGTTTTTTATTCCTATTAATTATTGAAATACTTATCGCTCTATATGTAAAAGATGATTTTATAAGGCCTTATCTCGGAGATTTCCTGGTTGTAATACTTCTCTACTGTTTTGTGATGGGAATTAGCAGAATTTCAATATTGAAAGGCCTTTTTACCGTACTAATATTTTCATTTACGTTTGAATTTCTCCAGCTTATCAACATCGTAAAAGTACTACAATATCAACCACCTGAATTCGTAATGATTATTCTGGGTAGTAATTTTTCGGCCTGGGATTTGGTTGCTTACCTGTTGGGACTTCTATGTTGTTTCCTGCTGGAATATTTCAGGAATCAAATCTAGACACCATCTACATAATCTTGCAGATAACTAAATTTTGAGGTTAATTTTCCGTTTTGGGCCATTTGGGCACGTTTTAAAACACCCTCTTTATCATTATTGAAAAAGGCTGGAATAACGTGTTTCAGAAACATTTCACCAAAACCTTCGCTTGCATCTTTTGGAAGTTCACAAGGCAAATTATCTACGACCATCACTAAAATACTCTCTTTATCGTAAAAATCTACCTCGGTTTCGGTTTCAGTATTATAGCCATAAAAAGGTTCTGCAATCGTTGAAGGCCGAATGGTACTGGCGATTGGCCCGTTGATATCGCAAGAAATATCTGCTATACATTTAATTCGAAAATCATTGGATTTCGCATCTTCAGCAGTGAAAAATACGGGCGCCCCGTCACCATAAAAATGCCCTGAAATAAATAAATCACTGGTATGGGCGAAACGCAAAAAGTTGGCGTCATATTTCTGTGGTTCTTTAAAAAATTCTTCCTGGCTTCCTTTTGACCCGTCTTTTCTCTTATTGTAATCCAACACCCCAATATTACAATACACCGGCTTCCTATCTTCAAATTGCAGGTAATCTTCCACGCTTAGTTTCTTAATTCCTAAATGGTCTAACACCTCCTTTGCCCCTTTGGCAACTTTACCGCTACCGGTAAGGACGATTTTTATAGGCGGAATTTTAATTTTATCCAGTTCTGCCAACATGGCATCAAGATCTGGCAGCGATTCTACTTTTGGAAGATTGTATAAATTTTCTTTTAAACCAATACCTCGAAATCCGTTGTAGGCACCTACAAGCCCGGCATAGCGTCCAAAACCAATAAGCCTGGCTCCATTTTCTTTTACAATAACCTCGTGATCGTATAATTCGATATTAAGTTTAAGTACTTCTCTTAGTAAATCTCGATTATAAGGTTGCTTTTTAATAGTATGGGAAAAGAAAAAATACTTTTTATTCGGAATTAAAGCAGGCAGAGGCACTTCTTTAACTCCCAGCAAAACATCACAATCGGAAACATCTTCGGTAACTTCAAAACCGGCATCCCGATATTCCTGATCGGTAAATATTCGAATATCAGAACTTTGTACTTTAAAATTTGCTTCGGGAAACTTTTTTATGAGTTCGTTAAGTTTTCCAGGAGAAAAAACAACGCGCCTGTCTGGTGGAGTTTTTTCTTCTTTAATCAATGCAAATTTTATCATTTCTGGTATGGGTTTTGTTCCTTTGTGTGTGTATTTCAAAGATATGAATTTAAAATTGTATCTTTGCAAGCCTTAAGTTTAGTTATGCTTAAGTTTTAAATGATTATGTTCTTTACATATGGGGTCGACTTGGTTTTGACAGCGAGTCTAATTGAGTTGTAAGCACGTCGAGCGCTGGGATATAGCTCGTAAATCTCATATTTCACACTTTTTTAAACGGCGAAGATAACTACGCCTTGGCTGCATAATCCGAATCACAGTAGGATTGCTTAGTCCCTACAAGGTAGGGAGCCAAGATGTCCCGCGAAGGCCTTGATTTACGGCATTCGCATTAGGGGCACCGATAAAGTAAATATAGGAACTGTAGGACCTTGATGCAGTTTTGAAATCTAATTGAGGATACGGAAGAAGTTAGGTCGTTTTCAGCCAGACTTTTTCCCGACAATTTAAGTGAAAACTAAACGTGTAGAAGGCAATTTAATTGCTTGTTTGGACGAGGGTTCGAACCCCTCCGACTCCACTTTTTGAGTACCAAACTCAATCAAAAACCCCGTAATCCTAGGATTTACGGGGTTTTTCGTTTTCAGGAATATCAAAATATCAGTGTGCAATCCAGCGACCAATTTTTCTCCTAAAAATTGCACACTGGAGCAGATCAAATACCTGTATAACAATTATTTATGAAATATTAAGATTTCTCAGAAAGTAACAACTCTAAGAAGAAAAATAGGGTGTCATTTTTTCTAATTCTGAGTCAAAAGCTTTCACCATTTAATTGAATCTACTCTTCGTTAAAAAGATCGTATACCTCCTTATTAAGGTCGGGAATATATTTACCCAAGGCCCTCAAGGCTCTTTCCTGAATTTTTCCGAAACTTTCTGATTCTAAATCTCCCCCTGCAATATCCCAATCTTCAAAGTGAAGAACCTGTGAGAGGTAAGTGTCATCCTCACCATAGTACATAATTGTAACCCTACTTCCACTAAAAGCCAATTGTAAAGAATAAGGAACGTTTTTAAAATAATCTGGAGAATGAATTTCAGGCAAATCCAGTGAAATCATATTTGTTTCCGGATCATATGAAAGCCAAGTAGGTAAATAAACTTTTCCCAGTTCTAACATTAGAATTTAATTTACAGGCAAGTTCCATAAAAGTAATATATTTTACTTTAAACAGTTCGTTTTTATGGGAAGCTTACACAACTACCAGATGAAGATTTTTCAGACTATCGAAAAATCAAAGAAATTCGGCTGTCAGTTTTTGGAAGGGTCTTCAATTTGAAAAGAGTGTTCAGAGGTATGAATATAGAGAAGATAAGCCCTATCATTTAGTTCTCTATGCTTCCGGTGCTTCTGTTTTTCGATTTACAGTACGGCCTTCTTTAATTAGCAAACTAACATCTTCCAAAACAAGGTAAAGACAGGGAACAATTACAAGGATAATTGAGGTTGCAAAAACGATCCCAAAGCCCAATGAAATAGCCATAGGAATAAGATATTCTGCCTGGCTGGAAGTTTCCAGAATAATAGGTGTGAGGCCTCCAAAAGTGGTGAGCGTGGTAAGCATAATTGGCCGGAAACGACGGAGGCCGGCTTCATGAATGGCCTCATAAACAGAGGAGTTTTCCCTTTTT is a window of Salegentibacter salegens DNA encoding:
- the typA gene encoding translational GTPase TypA; this encodes MTAIKNIAIIAHVDHGKTTLVDKIMYHCRLFRDNQNTGDLILDNNDQERERGITITSKNVSVVYKDTKINIIDTPGHADFGGEVERVLNMADGVLLLVDAFEGPMPQTRFVLQKAIDLGLKPCVVVNKVDKPNCTPDEVHEKVFDLMFELGAEEWQLDFPTVYGSALNNWMSDDPNEKTENIEPLLDMVLEHIPSPKVKEGSPQMLITSLDFSSFTGRIAIGRVQRGHLKEGMPVSLVKRDGSIKKTKIKELFIFEGLGRKKVDEVEPGDICALVGLEGFEIGDTVADIENPEGLKTIAIDEPTMSMLFTINDSPFFGKDGKFVTSRHIKERLTKELEKNLALRIKETDSADKFLVYGRGVMHLSVLIETMRREGYELQIGQPQVIIKDIDGEKCEPVEELTIDLPEAVSGKAVEMVTMRKGEMLSMETRGERMIIQFMVPSRGIIGLRNQLLTATAGEAIMAHRFKEYQPLKGGIPQRQNGSLISMERGKAIPYSIDKLQDRGKFFVDPGEEIYEGQVIGENSRQDDMAVNITKTKKLSNVRSSGADDKAKIVPALKFSLEEALEYIQKDEYVEVTPHHLRLRKIYLTENERKRNKIV
- a CDS encoding DinB family protein; its protein translation is MELQNLLISELQHEVVITEEFLKRIPKDKMDWRPHKKSMSIRQLANHLAEIPSWITATMEMDDMDMAGYKAPDFATLEEILEVLQNNTSEAEAALKKPDKEYKKNWKMILDGKVLMDMPKYSVLRMMVLNQLPHHRAQLGVYFRLLDIPVPATYGPSADES
- the kdsA gene encoding 3-deoxy-8-phosphooctulonate synthase, encoding MKLERIPQLKNINSNNFFLLAGPCAIEGEEMALRIAEKVAEITNKLEIPYVFKGSFKKANRSRIDSFTGIGDEKALKILRKVSETFEIPTITDIHEVSDAKMAAEYVDILQIPAFLVRQTDLVVAAAETGKVVNLKKGQFMSPESMKHAVTKVTDCNNEQVMVTDRGTMFGYQDMIVDFRGIPTMREFAPTVLDVTHSLQQPNQSSGVTGGRPDMIETIARAGVVNKVDGLFIETHFDPANAKSDGANMLDIKHLYKLLSNLVAIRKTVNKL
- a CDS encoding BCCT family transporter; amino-acid sequence: MAKKVTRSDEKKSIFGLEVNGPVFFISSFIIIVSISLTLIFEKQAETVFADIQNAVANNADWFFIMCVNIFLVFLVYLALGQFGNMRIGGPNAKPEFKTLSWFAMLFSAGMGIGLLFFSVGEPVMHFTAPPTAEAGTAAAAQEAMNFTFLHWGFHAWGVYALVGLALAYFTYTRGLPLTIRSIFYPFLGDKIYGKIGDAIDIFAVLATLFGLATSLGFGVQQIASGLDHVFNVPSGITTQVLLIAGITLIATISVVLGVDKGVKFLSEWNMRVALVLLGLAIVLGPTVFIFRSFVENTGSYLFNFIEISTWSETFTNSSWQNDWTVFYWGWWIGWSPFVGMFIARISKGRTIREFVLGVLLVPSLVTFFWLSAFGSVSIQEALGGDMSIVDAVNDDIATALFVFFEDYPLSMVINVVAVILIAGFFVTSSDSGSLVIDSLTSGGKIDAPKGQRIFWAVTEGAVAAVLLIGGGLQALQTATIVTGLPFAVILLIMCYSLYKGLKEDLVEMKDKKEQKEMENYEDIVNDIVKKRNLEKNNNQK
- a CDS encoding universal stress protein; the encoded protein is MEKITNILVALDLSDIDNSIIKYASFLSDKLKIEKVYFVHNIKKYEISSLFDEQMKDVNLDEIIGDELNEKVETHFSSNAEWEVLISEDPYTESLINYIANKYYIDLVMVGNKNRKKGTGIVSNKLLRILKCDILSVPRDFHPEIKTIWAGTDFSRESRKIFPIAQMLQDATSAPVTAAHVYSVPVQFSPYVNKEAMAPKIEKHVREKGDKFLNKLDYQGEVTPLIIPGREASVASNLLECAKKNKVDILIVADKGANNISSLLVGSVTEELFGKNPEVPLWISK